Genomic window (Chloroflexota bacterium):
AAAATGGACATCATCTTGGCGCAAGAAACCGGTCGCGTGCCGGTCACGTTATTCCGTTTGCAAGGTCAACTCAATCTGGGCAGTGTCGCACAGTTGGAGGCGCACGCCAAGCAGGCATACGACAGCGGCGCGCGTTACTTGCTGATTGATTTGTCCGGCGTGTCATCGTTGACGAGCGCGGGAATGCGCGCGGTGCTCGCGATTGTCAAGCAATTTGACACGGAAAGCGGAAAGAGTAAAGTTTCGCGCAATGTAAAATTGCTCAATCCGCCCGCGAACATTTTGCGCGTCCTTACTATCGCCGGGTTCGATTCGTTCATCGAGATTCACGACGATTTACGAAAAGCGGTCGCGTCGTTCTAATCTGTTTGCGCGTTTTTGACAATCTAGCCGGTTGTGGTACAAGTGGAGACCGATGAATCCACTCCCACTGCAATTTGGCTTGCTCTGTTTCGTCTCGCTCTTTACGATGATTGACCCGCTCGGCGCGTTGCCGGTTTTCGTTTCGATGACCGGCAAATTGTCGCATCCC
Coding sequences:
- a CDS encoding STAS domain-containing protein — encoded protein: MDIILAQETGRVPVTLFRLQGQLNLGSVAQLEAHAKQAYDSGARYLLIDLSGVSSLTSAGMRAVLAIVKQFDTESGKSKVSRNVKLLNPPANILRVLTIAGFDSFIEIHDDLRKAVASF